The sequence aattctttttttctggttttatttttaggaaGACTTTGATGTCTATCACTTTGTGTCTGACTGTCGGAAGCGAGTCCAGCTGAAAGCACTTAGAGATGACCTGGAGCTCTACTATAAGCTGCTTAAAACAGCCATGGTTGAGCTCATCAACAAGGACTATGCAGACTTTGTCAACCTGTCAACAAACCTGGTAAACTTGAAATCCACAGTTCCTACCTGTCAGTGTATTTACTCATGTACTGCACACTTTTTTTCTCACTCATGTTTCTTCTTAACAGCTCTGAGTCTTTTTAGAAACCTTTTAGTTATTTTCCCCCCCAGAAACTTGAAGGGATTGCTAATCTTGATTAATAAAGGAACTAAACTTTCTTGATACACATGTTTTGTGTTTAGTTTAGTTTGATTATTTTTGAATGACTTATTAAGAAGTGGTGAAAAGTAAAGGATAGCAATACCAAGAGCGTTTGTTTTTGTTAGTTGCTAATTGATTCCCATGAAATCTCACCAGTTTAGACTAATTTCCGAGAGCAGATATCAACTCTTCTTAAGGAAATGTTTCATTTACTTTGAGGTACATGTGCTAGCCAGAGATAGGTTGAGAAAACATTGGCCAATATTGATCGTTAAGAAGcctctttttatacattttataaaaatgtaggaATTGTTTATAAGAAGCATATCAATTACTTGGAAAACTTGTTTAGAAACACTTGAGTTTTCATACTTGCGAAAGTCttgttcatattttgtttttaagtctgtTTGTCGAAAGAGGTATGGAAGTAGCCATCTCTATGGGAATTTCAAGAAGCATTGAGAATAATGAGCCATATTTGCTTTTGGGAAATACACCACTAAGATAAATGTTCCAGTAGGAATAGAGACcctgaaaattttatttccatcctatttaatttggatttttctgAAGGGTTGTAATAATGCTTAGGAGAGATGTAGCCATCAGACTTTCATATCAGCTGGTTGAATATCATAAACAACAGAGATAGCTATTGTTCCTGTTAgttttttaagtcatttaaaatttcatcccAAAGGCAAATTGTGCATAGGAATTTTTGATTTATTAtgactttccttatttttatagTGCTTATGTATCAACAGGTTTTTCACATTCAAGGAGCAATGTTTATGGCCAAATAACATTTTTGTTACGTAGTTACTAGCAGCATATAATTGTACAGAAAGAATAACCTAAGCCTAATACTGCTTTGATCATTAAGCATAGGCTTCACTGTTAATCCTGGCCCTGATGCGTCTGTGCCAGCATGCTTTTGCCTTTAGGTTGGTATGGACAAGGCCCTCAGTCAGCTTTCTGTGCCTTTGGGACAGTTACGAGAAGAGGTTCTGGTACGTCCCCAGAATTATTTAACAGTCAACAATCTACCATAAAACATATTACACTTGTTTGCCTTCTCCAagaattcttttttattaatctGTTAGATTGTTGTGGTTGGTGTTTTTTAATGTTCCATGATTATAGTGTAATACTTTCAAAATGTAAATGATTTGCATGTGATATTACAACCTAAGAAACATATTTGGTTTGAAGACAGCAAATTCTCAAGAGTAGAGTAGACACTTTTAAATGtcggggaggaggagaagggtatttcaaaaattaaatttgttaataCCACCTCACCCATGTATAAGTGGTCTCCAGCTTAGAACTGgcttacttatattttaaaatttgtcattttacaagtattttcccagacaatattttaaatgtagttaGATTCGTGGATCAGTTTATACCAGCCATTTAACCCCTGATGTAACTGAAGGGTAATATAAATGTCGTGTAATACCTAGTTTCTCTGAGAAAATCTCTCCTTTGGGAATGGAACTGTCTGCCCCTAAGCCATGAGAACAGGGACTTCATCCGGGTGAACAGTGGAGAGGGAGTTTTGGTGTCACCTCCAACAGAAAACTGCCGCCCTGTCCTCCCCTCACCCTCTGGGCTGGGCTAGGCACCTCGCCCTCCATCCTCCCTTTGTTGTGAAGCACTGCACCGTCACTTCCTGTGTGTGTCAGCACTGGACCACGCCAGACCACGTGGCCTTATGCTCCTTGCCTCGagacagtacctggcacatgcaATGTTCTCAGTAGATAATGTAGTAAAGAGGTTCTGCTTGAATAAAGCTGTAGGAAATGCAGGACAATGGGAACGTCAGGGCTGAGAAGTCCCGAGGAGGGTAGGCAAGAAAAAATTCGTAAAAAAGTTAAGTTGTGAGCTGTGCCTTGAACTAGCAGATTGTTTGAAAGTTTGTGTCTTGTTTGAATTTTACAAAGCTTATTAAAGGGCCTTTTGTtggaatggaagagaaagaagttTTTGGTCTGCTGCTGGATTCCACACCAGCCTCTGCATGGCCTTCCTGCCTCCTTTTCAGGActccttccttctcccaaactgtagccatgacattTCCCGAACCCTGTCCTTTTTTAACCTTCCACTCTTCTCTCTGAACTCTCTCCACTCTGCTCACCTGTGCTTGAACTTCCTCGACTGCCCTCATGCCTTCAGGCTCTTGTCCTACACTGCCAGCGGCCAGCACCACCTACCGTCCCTTACTCTGCAGCTGTCTTTATAACCAGCCTTCTCCTCATCAGCCAAGACCTCACCTGCCTTTTTAATCTCAAGAAGCTTCTCTGAGATTCTAAGATCATTGAGGGATAAGACTGTTTCTGTCTAATTCATCATTGTATCCTCATTGGCTGACGGTTAGTAGACATTTCATGTTTATGGAATGAATTAATTCACTTTTCTATAAAGTTTTTGTGATttgtctggtggtggtggtttagtcgctaagtcgtgtctgactcttgcgaccccatggactgtagcctgccaggctcctctgtccatgggattctccaggcaagagtgctggagcgggttgccatgtctaGTTTATTCTCatcctttcttttacttttgctttggcctgattcttcatattttgtttcatttattagcTTCTGGACATGTTTCTCCACCTATGAGCTGCCGTTTCCTGGCCATTCTTTTCCTTACTCCTTGATTCGTAATATCCTTAGAACAACGTGGCATCATGAAGTATCAGTACTTAAGGATTGTTTAGCTCCTGATAGAATCTAGTCTAAAATTCTCCTAAATCAACACCCCTCCCCCCgccatttatttctacttttctccAAAATGAAGCCTGCTGTGCACCCAGGTGCACCCTCCAACCCTGAGTGCGCCCTGTCAGTTGCACCTTTCCACCCTCTGTCTTCCAGTGACTGCTCTCCTCCACCGTCAGCCTCCACAGGCTCTCCAAGTCAGACTCGAGTTCCATCCCCTGGGCCACATTTTCCTATTCTTTGATTCAGATGATTCTTTCTGTACTCTGACCACGTATGTCGGTGATTGtatatgtattgggttggccagcaAGTCCCActggtttttaagtaaaaataaaagacacagttttcattttcaccaagaacttaaTTGAACAGTGTATTCAcagttttgttccactaccttctgccatttttttcaGGCAGCTTCATAATTCcgtcttcccaaaactttttatatttttgagcaaagaactgttgcAGGTGTCTTTTATGGTCTTCAGGGAATTGAAATTTTTCCATTaggagaattttgtaaagaccaaaataagTGAGAATCTGAAAGTGCAATGTCTGGTGACTGtggtggatgaatcagaacttcccagtcaagctgtaacagtttttgcctggtcatcaaagaaacgtGGTCTTGAGTTATCCTGGTGCAAGATTATGCGTTTTCTCTTGACTAATTCCAGATGCTTTTCGTCTAGTACTGCCTTCAGTTCGTCTAATTGGGAGCAAGTACTTGTTAGAATTAATCGTTTGattttccagaaggagctcatTATAGAGAGttcccttccaatcccaccatatGCACAGCATCACTTGTGGATGAAGAGCAGCCTTACGTATGATTGTGGTGGTTCATTTTGCTTGCCCCACGAGCTCTTCCATTCCACATAATTGTACAGTatccacagaggatgagatggttggatggcatcatcgactcaatggacatgagtttgagcaaactctgggatgcagtgaaggccagggaagcctggcgtgctgcagtccggggacaactgagcaactgaacaacagcagcaatccacttttctctctcctgtcacaatttgttttaaaaagtaaacatttttgttACTTTTAAGTAGAGAATTCCCTGTGGAAATATGGTCAAGAAGGTTGCTTTTTCCCTTcacttatgtggaacccaaacatgAAAACGATTcacataaccaagctggtgcaaatggTGTTCAGCAattgatttgaatattttgagtatgttggcCATCTCCTACATGGTATAACATTGATTGTTCTCAGTTAAGGTCTCAATTTGATTGCTGTCAACCTCAACTGCTCTTTTCAACTGTGGCAAAATCTATCCAGTGAGAAGTCTGCAGCACAGATCTTTGCAAGCCATTTTGGCACTTCAGTCAGccacagcaccttctccatacactgcacaaaccttactttgcatttcagttgtattcttacctttcttgaaataataaagcataatatgcagaaaatgttgctttttttctcctttaatattaaaatgactGCACAAAAATTCAgtagtcttgatttttttttaatgcgcactgatatgacagctgtcacaatacagtcttacaaaattatttctaatgaaaTTAAAGACAGCCAAGCACTACTAGAGCCATCTTATGGTAAAAAAGTAAACTAACTTctttgccaacccaatattattattcttttggcCATTAATCCTCTGTGATCTTGGCTTTATATGTCATTTTGCCTTCGAATCATGAGTACCCTCAGCAGCAGGTGTATTTGATATTATGTATTTTTGTCAATATCTATATAATATTGGCCCAAAGATAATTAAGTTACATGGAATTTAATGTGTAAGTTTTGTAATGCCACAAAACAATTTCTGCAgtatgttttctttattcttttacagaGTCTTCGGTCATCTGTCAGTGAAGGAATTCGGGCAGTAGGTGAACGAATGTCTAAACAAGAGGACATTAGGGGAAAAAAGGTGTCCTTGAGTGTCATACTGTTAAACACGGGCTTATGGTAGCACCTTGGAGCTAACTGCACTTTCCTGGATGCGGTGTGATACACTCCTCTTGGTACCGCTGCAGAGAGGAGTGCGGgatcttcctttctcttcaggCATCAGCGTTCAGCCAGGCTCCTGAGGGGTTCAGCCAGAGCTGGAGCCCAGGTCTTCTCATTCCTTGGCTGATTAAAGTCCTATTGATAAGAAGGGTGTGGTAAAGTAACTaactgaagaaaaagacaaagaatattGCATATTCTTCTTGTGCTTTATTAATGAtagcattaaaaattttaaatgtagatttCTTATGCTACATGCCAGCTCAAAGCCTCATGTCTTCTCAACTTCTTACcatatgaaactttttttttttctcccaaaactGTTTCTATGCTTATAATATCATGTTAACTATTTGAAATAAAGCTGAATTTTAGAGGTACTCTaatggatacaaaattaacattccTCAATTTTTCCAGAATAAGACACAGGAATAACTGGTATCAGTGAAGCATTTTACAGTTTAACAGGCATAAAACTAGTTTCTCAGCACCCTTgtaaagaagatattcaaatttTAGTGATTCGGGAGCAAGTAGGCCTTCTAAGGCCAACTCTTCCAGTGTTCTGCTGCAGGTGGAAAAACTAGTGTGTTGCTCTCTCATTCTACCGCATTTACTTCTTTTGTTTCCACTTCTTAACTGTACCTCTGCATGCACTACTTTTAATTTTCAGCAGTctcatgttttgattttattttctgactttaacggatataatattacattatcatataatattatatatccattattgtatatattgtagttatatattatatatatatccattattATTGGATATAATGGGATTAGAATTTGAGACAGTTACCAGCTTCTGTCCAGAGATTTCAAGAATGCAGTGCCTTTCTAGGAAAGGTTGTCAGCCCTGTGAGAGCAGGGGCTTTGTGCCGGTTCTGTTCACTCGTGTGCTCCCTGCCTGGATCAGTGTCTGgtgcacagtaggtgctcagtaactgtttacatattttattttgtctttttttaattaatttttattggagtccaGTTGCTTTACGGCGCTTTAGTCTCTGCTGCACAGCAGAGTGGAtccgtcacacacacacacacacgtgtcccCTGGTGTTTAGGTTTCTGTCCCATTCAGGTCACCGCTGAGCATTGGATAGAATTCCTGGTGCTATGCTCCTGCATAGTTCTGGGAACTGTTTGTTTAATGAGTGCTTTATGTCTTTCTGTGCTTTTAAGGATGGGTTTTTTATAATGCTCAACTTCTTTGATAAGGTTGTATAATAATGTCTTTAATGAACTGATGTTAAGCATATAATTGCGTCATATACATGTCAATAGGATAAAGATGATCAGAAGCTACAGTTATAACACAAAAAAGggtcataagaaaataaatgtaataccTATAGAGAGGTTCATTTaagataggaaaagaaaggaataataGTGTGGGAAATGAGGAAACAAAAAGTctagttttctccttttttaactATAAACTTGCAGTAGAATATTGAAAATGTGCTTCTTCTTGACACCTAAAATTAAGATTTGCATTCTTGGGAATTCAGTTTTATgtcaaagcatttaaaatatagaatGCCCTACATACTCTTAAGTTGACTTTTTGCTTTGTATGTCCCTGTATTTAGAATGGGGAAATAGGATTATTAAGATTAAATATCGTGATAACTTTGTTTTTtgcttaattattattttatagatatgTGTGTTGCAGCTTATATAGGTTATTCCATCAGTTGACAAAATTGAAAAAATCTTAAGTtctcaacattgtaaagaaatatcTGCACTAGAAGCAAGCAGGTAAGTATTTTCTTTActaaatattacataaattaaTACTTCACATGTAgcctaaattttttatttttattttttagttaaaattcatctctgaaaaagaagaaaggccaAGTCTATGGTTCAGTGTTTTTGAGTGTAGCTTGTGGAAAGTGGAGGGTGTGAGATGGTAAAGTTTATAATACATCCTTATAAAGGCTTTATGGTTATGGGCCACAATTCCAGTACATCACTTCACAGGGAATCAGAGGAGTGTGCTTTTATTGGAAGAATTTTAGTCTTTGGAATTGCCTTAGAGAACCACTGGCAAAATTTTGTTGATCTTCAAGATATGAAATAGCTTTCATCTTTCCTAAATTCATTTAGACCACCAGAGTAATGGCCAGAGTATTGCCACTTATGTATCTTACCGTACCATTACATCATTAAGAAACAGGATAGGCACATTTAGTTAACATTgtcaacaaggaaaaaaaaaaaaaaaattgtgaaattagaaaaagatgaCCATTTTCTTTATTACATACTGCAACTGTCTTCTTCTTATCTTTATAGTCTGAATTTTAAATCAGCCAGGTAGGTGAGTGACTCAGAAAACGAGTAGCTCATACCAGCACCATGGGAAGCACCGTGGTGCCGTGGACAGATTTGTGCTGTATATTCCACTCTGCAGCCAGAGCCATGGAACTCAGCTCCTGGTGTCATTGACAGGGGAAGCTAACGGGAACTCCTCTGGCAGGGTTGTCTGACACTGAGGTGCCGTCAGCCCAGACCTGGCATGTATAGgccctcagttcagttgagttgctcagtcacgttcgaCTGTTTGTGGCCCCATTTGATGAGTCATTCCTTCTGACCCATCCAGGGGAGCTGTTTGTCTCAAACCGTTCCAAGTCTCTTGCCCTCAGCTGCCTTGGCAGCTCCTGCCCGCTTATCCTCACTCGACATCCACCATACCtgccttcctgttttctttccgTTTTTGACCATCCCTCCTCTTCCTTTGATAGAGATGCATCACAATGTCTTTTTCTATAATACTGTTCCTTTGTGATATTCCATCTTTAAATAATAGATATTATGCTGTTTTTGCTCAGAATCACCTTcgaggactttttaaaaattcagatcagCAACTTTGAGTTGTAGAGGAGGGAAAGTCAGGGCAGTGTAATGTAAATAACCAGGTAGAGctagagagagggaaaggaagttAACAATGAAGAAGGCCCTGAGTGGGAGAGACTGGGGGAGGAGATGTAAACACCCACACTGGCCTGGGCCAGCTCTTGCTTCTCTGCTGGCCCCTGTGGTCGGAGCCGGCAGTGTCAGGGGCTTATACTTAACTTTTCTAGTTTTCCACTGTCCTAGAACATGTTgtaccagagaaggaaatggcaccccactccagtactcttgcctggaaaatcccatgaatggaggagcctggtaggctgcagtccatggagtcgcaaagaggcagcacaactgagcgacttcactttcacttttcactttcatgcattggaaaaggaaatggcaacccactctagggttcctgcccggagaatcccagggacagcggagcctggtgggctgccgtctatggggtcgcatagagtcggacatgactgaagcgacttagcagcagcagcagcagaatatgCTGTAAAAGCTCATGGCACAAAGGATGCTATAGCTTCTACCTTATAACAAGGGGGCTATGGAAAAGCACAGTGAAAGCATCAGGATTGCCAATCATGTGATATattcttggaaattaaaaaccTTTAGAAATTAACTCTTTTTAATTGTCTCCACTAGCCCACTTTTGACTGAAATTTTGGAGAGAATTGCCACAGAATTTAATCACTTACAGTGTCATGCTGTTCAAAGCAAAGCCTTGCCTGTTTTGGATAAAATAAGACCAGGAACTGTTGTTCTAGCTTTTTGACACTTTAGTATTTAGGAATTAgctaaataattttgattttaccTGGTACAGGCAGACCTTGTTTTATTGCCCTTAGATTTATTGTGTTTCACAGAtactgcactttttttttaattgaaggtttaCTGCAGCTCTGCGCCAAGCAGGTCTATCACCATGCTAGTACCCTTTTAACAGCACTTGCTCACTTCAAGTCCTGTAATCTCTGTATCTCATTCTGGTAGTTTTCACAGTATTTCAAACCTCCACCAGCAAAATGATGATAGCTTACTGATGGTTCACATGATGGttgcattttttagcaataaagcatttttaattaaagtagtTAAGGTCTATATCTTGTTTTTCTTACACATAATGCTTTTGCAAACTCAACATACTGTATGTAGTACAGTATAAACAGACCCTTTATATCTGCTGAGAATCCAAGAAACCCCCATACCTGACTTTATTGTGATAGTAGTCAATTTACTGTGGTGGCCTAGAACCACACCTGCAGTATTgccaaggtatgcctgtattgtTCTGACAGTTTTTGATCTGCAGGATTTTGAAACTAgctttgaattttctctttcattttttgttttttaggccCCTGCCTCCTAAGTGTCACACATTATAGCTTTTGTGTAAAGACACAGGCATATCCTCTGACTTACAAGggaaaaattaattctaaatttCATGTAACTTGACACACTATGTGATTTAGTCAGAATTAATTTATCCAAAACTCTTGACTGGACTTTAGAATCATGATGTTTGTCATATTTACTCTGTAGCTTAAAAGAACCTCATTCTGAAGTGATATCTAAATCCTCCTTTGTTACAGCAAAGATTAACTTACAAAGAGatgtgaggaggaggagagattCATTGTTCCTCTCcagaaaatgttaatatttaattttacatgTCTTCTGTTGGAATAAGAAATttgttatgtgtgtgtttggATCTTTAGAAATGATTACAACTGGAGCTTTTTAACCTGTCTTTCTTGCAGCGTATAGCTGGTATTACAGCCATGTTACAACAGTCGCTGGAAGGCCTTCTATTAGAAGGTCTTCAGACTTCCAGTGTCGATATTATTCGGCCCTGCTTACGGACTTACGCCACAATTGACAAGACATGGGATGCAGAGGCATTAGTTGGTCAGGTCCTCGTGAAACCATACATAGATGAGGTTTGTGTACTGTTGAATAAGGCCTTCAATCAGCAGATGTTCATATAGAGCATCTGCTTTGTCTTGGATGCTTTACTGGGTGTAAGGGGTAGTTTAGAGGCCTTTCTCTAAAGATTCTCAGTTACTGTAGTACCATCAGTTGTAAGAAAAGGTTGGTCCCTGGTGGTTACAACCAGCATGCAGGAATCAGGCACCTTCTCAAGTGTTTTTTAGTGATGCCCAGGGATCATGTTAATTTAGTGGGATTAGGGTCTTGCCTAGGGAGAAGGAATGTATCAAAACGTTTTTAGGTTAGTTTTATGGTATCTGAATTATTTGCCACTaaattcttaaaatgaatttttaactaCTGGTCTAGTGTGTAAAATGAAACAAGTAAGCAGATACCAAAACCACAGTGTAAGTTCCTAGTAAGGGAGCCTGCTGAAACCCTGGCCATGGAAAGTCTGTGCTGAAGGTTGTCTTCACAGAGATGTGGCCTAAGTCTTGAATACTGAGGAGTCTCTTAgccaggaaggtgggagggaggaaataaTCACTGATGCAGGACTTTCATAGGCAAATTAGCAGCATAATACCCTAAGTCCAGAACTTGACTATCCAGTGTCCTTCATC is a genomic window of Cervus elaphus chromosome 21, mCerEla1.1, whole genome shotgun sequence containing:
- the LOC122678994 gene encoding conserved oligomeric Golgi complex subunit 2-like isoform X2; protein product: MEKSRMNLPKGPDTLCFDKDEFMKEDFDVYHFVSDCRKRVQLKALRDDLELYYKLLKTAMVELINKDYADFVNLSTNLSLRSSVSEGIRAVGERMSKQEDIRGKKVSLSVILLNTGLW
- the LOC122678994 gene encoding conserved oligomeric Golgi complex subunit 2-like isoform X4, with product MEKSRMNLPKGPDTLCFDKDEFMKEDFDVYHFVSDCRKRVQLKALRDDLELYYKLLKTAMVELINKDYADFVNLSTNLSLRSSVSEGIRAVGERMSKQEDIRGKKT
- the LOC122678994 gene encoding conserved oligomeric Golgi complex subunit 2-like isoform X1; its protein translation is MEKSRMNLPKGPDTLCFDKDEFMKEDFDVYHFVSDCRKRVQLKALRDDLELYYKLLKTAMVELINKDYADFVNLSTNLALVLHCQRPAPPTVPYSAAVFITSLLLISQDLTCLFNLKKLL
- the LOC122678994 gene encoding conserved oligomeric Golgi complex subunit 2-like isoform X3, translated to MEKSRMNLPKGPDTLCFDKDEFMKEDFDVYHFVSDCRKRVQLKALRDDLELYYKLLKTAMVELINKDYADFVNLSTNLSLRSSVSEGIRAVGERMSKQEDIRGKKICVLQLI